TGCGTAATTTGTGCTAAAAGAAGACTGCGTTCCAGTTGTTGTTCTAAAGCCGAGTAAGCTTTAGCGCGATCGATCTCGCTGCCGATCCACTGCCCCATTAACTTCAAAAATTCTTTGTCTACAGATTGGAACAGCGTGCATCGCGGGGTGCGGCTAGAGAAACACAGCACACCGTAGACTTGGCCTGCTACAACTATTCTCGTGCCCAGATAAGCTTCCATTTGAAAAGCCGCGTAGCCTGGATGATACCACCACTCAGAATTGCTGGCGTCAATGCCGATGGGTTCTTCCGATTGCAAGGTTTCGCGGCAGTAAGTTTGCTGCAAATCGAATACATCTCCGCTACGGATGCTATTATCGGGCGTTTGTGCTGCAACTATTTCATAGCGATCTCCTTCTACACAAGCCAAGACGCCAAAATCTAGGGTCAACCGCTGAGAGCCAATTTCTAGCATCCTTTTCAGACGCTGGTGAAAATCCATTTCTTGCGATGCCGTCACCTCATAAAGCGCTCGAATTGACGCTTCGCTCTCTCGCAGTACTCGCTCTGCACGTTGAGGCTGGTGGGGCGGCTGAAAAATATCACCGCCCCACCAGCGGAAAATTCGCTGGCGATCGGCTACAGTAGTCGCAGTGCCATCCGCAATGCTTTGGCGCGATGTGCGATAAATCCAAGCAATGGAAATCCCAGCCGCTAGGGCAATCAAAAAGTCAAATCCTACTTGCAATATGAATGGTGTGGAAATGATGTGCTGTTCGCCGACAACGGCAGTTGCCAGGACATAGCCTGAGTATGTAAATGTGCAAGTACAAAAGATTGCGGAGCCTGCTGCTAACAGCCCATTCCGTCGTATATGCTGCCCCATAACCAGTTGCTTAATAATTATAAATGCGATCGTAAAGTAGCAAGTGGCAATAAAGATAATCGTGCCGAGCGCAAGTTTTATAAGCATCTATTAAAACTTCCTTGATTCAAACTTTCCTAGTGGTTGCCGCAGCAGTCATTTTTAAAGTGTGATTTGGGATGGCCAGTTACCCATACCCCCTCGCTAATAGCCAATAATGTTATTAGTTATTAGTCTATTGCAATTCAGCAATAAAAATGTCATATATATGGGATTGCAGTCACAGTTAAAAATCTACTATTCTCGAAAACAGTCAGGAAATAAATTGCAATTATCAGCTTTATATTTATTTGCCGTAATTTCTTCTCTATGTCAAAATCTGGTAATGGTATATTTGCAAAATTTACCTCTACCTTAAGGATGATAAATATAGCTAATCGATTGAGCGGGATTAGAGGGACGGCAATATTTAAGGCTGCTCCACAAGAGAGTTTTAGGCAATTAACTTAAGCCAAGCCAAACCCAGCCTTTAACCCTGACGCTACAGGGTCTGAGATTTTGTTAAAGTAGCCTTCTTGGCCCACAATCAAATTTCTTCAACTGTAAGCGGCGTTTTAGGTTCAACCTTTAAGTCGGGAAGTCCGGAAAGTTTCTCAGAAGCCACAGCTTCTTCAACTAAAGGCAGGATCAGGGTTAAACCGCCAGGAACGCATTCAATTTCAATCGGGGTGGTGCCTATCGGTTCACCATCAAGAACGACTTTCTGGGGCGGGTGGGTGTTGATTTTAACTTTTCTTGTCCGCAGATAACCGATGTCGTCGCGTTGAGCTGCGTTGCCGCTAAGAGCTGTTTGAAGCAGGTGATAGGAAGCAGCGATCGCTCCAGCTATATTCATCGGCGCTACTATAGTCACATCCAACAAACCATCATCCGAAATCAGGCCAGCCGGCCCTTGGGCCAAAATCGAGGTAGGAGGTGCGACATTGGCGACTGTCACCGCAGCTGCCGTGACAGTAATAATTTTGTCATCAGTTTCAATCTCTGATTCAAACCTTTCTAA
This genomic interval from Aerosakkonema funiforme FACHB-1375 contains the following:
- a CDS encoding YegS/Rv2252/BmrU family lipid kinase, with the protein product MPVASARGVCQLEILLTTPEVDAATLVQEAVARGAETVIASGGDGTISAVAAGLVGTNIPLGVISRGTANAFAAALGIPNTIPAACQTILGGVTRKIDAAYCNGKPMVLLAGIGFEAETVEKADREAKNRFGMLAYILAGVQQLRELERFESEIETDDKIITVTAAAVTVANVAPPTSILAQGPAGLISDDGLLDVTIVAPMNIAGAIAASYHLLQTALSGNAAQRDDIGYLRTRKVKINTHPPQKVVLDGEPIGTTPIEIECVPGGLTLILPLVEEAVASEKLSGLPDLKVEPKTPLTVEEI